One window of the Verrucomicrobiota bacterium genome contains the following:
- a CDS encoding DUF1080 domain-containing protein gives MKSILHFLTLAFSISLACAADKGKPVSLFDGKTFNGWEGDTQKTWRIVDGAIVGGTLSERVPRNEFVATKRSYTNFILRLKFKLLGTEGFVNGGVQIRSQRATNPPNEMIGYQADIGDGWWGALYDETRRNKVLTKPEAGVVEKILKRNEWNDYEIRCEGKRIRLSINGTQTIDYTEPDDSIPQHGLIGLQVHGGGKTEISYKEITIEELP, from the coding sequence ATGAAATCTATCCTTCATTTTCTGACCCTTGCCTTCTCCATCTCGCTGGCCTGCGCCGCAGACAAGGGGAAGCCTGTCTCCCTCTTCGACGGCAAAACTTTCAACGGCTGGGAAGGCGACACGCAAAAGACCTGGCGGATCGTGGACGGCGCGATCGTCGGTGGAACACTGAGCGAACGCGTCCCGCGCAACGAATTCGTCGCCACGAAACGCAGTTACACGAACTTTATCCTGCGTTTGAAATTCAAGCTCCTGGGCACGGAAGGCTTCGTGAACGGCGGCGTCCAGATCCGGAGCCAGCGCGCCACCAATCCGCCCAACGAAATGATCGGGTACCAGGCCGACATCGGGGATGGCTGGTGGGGCGCGCTTTATGACGAGACGCGCCGAAACAAAGTGCTGACGAAGCCGGAAGCAGGCGTGGTGGAGAAGATCCTCAAGCGCAATGAATGGAATGACTATGAAATCCGCTGCGAAGGCAAGCGCATCCGGCTTTCGATCAACGGGACGCAAACGATCGATTACACCGAACCGGACGACAGCATCCCGCAGCACGGGTTAATCGGTTTGCAGGTCCACGGCGGAGGGAAGACGGAGATTTCGTACAAGGAGATCACGATCGAAGAATTGCCGTAA
- a CDS encoding PIN domain-containing protein has translation MIAVLDTSVVLAGLFFRTDSYRCLVAFARRQYQMAGTHELFEEYRE, from the coding sequence ATGATCGCTGTGTTGGACACGTCTGTTGTCCTGGCCGGTCTCTTCTTCAGAACTGATTCTTACCGTTGTCTGGTGGCGTTCGCCCGCCGACAGTATCAGATGGCCGGAACTCATGAACTCTTCGAAGAGTATCGCGAGTAA
- a CDS encoding S46 family peptidase: MKTHPHSRIHPIVLGCLLTCAATILRADEGMWLFNDPPRKLIQDKYGFTLADDWLEHVQKSSVRFNSGGSGSFVSEDGLVMSNHHVAADCLQKLGDKDHNYYRDGFYAKTRAEEKQCHDLELNVLMSIDDVTDRVNAVVKPDMTAEQAFLARRKVMAEIEKESLDKTGLRSDVVTLFQGGKYHLYRLKKYTDVRLVFAPEQQIAFFGGDPDNFEYPRFDLDAAFFRAYENGRPAKIQHYLKWSKAGAAENELIFVSGHPGRTSRLLTVAELEYHRDVRLPNALARLYRAEVVLTAYSARSEENARRAKEDLFSVQNSRKALRGMQGGLLDPALMGAKQAEERKLREFAAANPQFKDPVAAWDRIEQAQKIIRENAQRFNFLEAGLGFNSKLFDIARTLLRAADERPKPNGERLREFVESGRESLEFQLFSEEPIYEDFEQLKLADSLTWLSEQLGRQHELAQKILAGKSPQQRAAELIRESKVKDVATRKKLYHEGKSAVDAARDPMLELARLVDADARAVRKVIETQTEIKQQAYAQIGKVRFALSGTGSYPDATFTLRLAYGAVKGYEENGRRVPFQTTVAGLYERAADQKFKPPFDLPQTWIKRKGRLNQATPFNFVSTADIIGGNSGSPVINRNAEVVGLIFDGNIQSLVLDYGYTDAQARAVSVHSSSIVEALRRVYDAGKLADEITRQR, from the coding sequence ATGAAAACCCACCCGCATTCTCGCATCCATCCAATTGTCCTCGGTTGCCTGCTTACCTGCGCCGCAACCATTCTGCGCGCCGACGAGGGCATGTGGCTCTTCAATGACCCGCCCCGAAAACTCATCCAGGACAAATACGGTTTCACGCTGGCCGACGACTGGCTCGAACACGTCCAGAAATCTTCCGTGCGCTTCAACAGCGGCGGCTCCGGCTCGTTCGTTTCCGAAGACGGCCTGGTGATGTCGAACCACCATGTCGCGGCAGATTGCCTCCAGAAACTCGGCGACAAAGATCACAATTACTACCGCGACGGCTTTTACGCCAAGACCCGCGCCGAGGAGAAACAATGCCACGACCTCGAACTCAACGTTCTCATGAGCATTGACGACGTCACGGACCGCGTGAATGCCGTCGTGAAGCCGGACATGACCGCCGAACAGGCCTTCCTCGCCCGCCGCAAGGTCATGGCCGAAATTGAAAAGGAATCGCTCGACAAGACCGGCCTGCGCAGCGATGTGGTGACGCTTTTCCAGGGCGGCAAGTATCACCTCTATCGCTTGAAGAAATACACGGACGTCCGCCTCGTGTTCGCTCCCGAACAGCAGATCGCTTTCTTTGGCGGCGACCCGGACAATTTCGAGTATCCGCGTTTCGACCTCGACGCCGCCTTCTTCCGCGCTTACGAAAATGGCCGGCCGGCCAAAATTCAGCATTATTTGAAATGGAGCAAAGCCGGCGCCGCCGAAAACGAACTGATCTTTGTTTCAGGCCATCCGGGCCGAACCAGCCGCCTCCTCACGGTCGCGGAACTGGAATATCACCGGGACGTGCGGCTGCCGAATGCCCTGGCCCGGTTGTATCGCGCCGAGGTCGTCCTGACCGCCTACAGCGCGCGCAGCGAAGAGAACGCGCGCCGGGCCAAGGAAGATCTGTTTTCCGTGCAGAACAGCCGCAAGGCGCTCCGGGGGATGCAGGGCGGACTGCTCGACCCGGCGCTGATGGGAGCCAAGCAGGCCGAGGAGCGCAAGCTGCGCGAGTTCGCGGCGGCTAATCCTCAATTCAAAGACCCAGTGGCGGCCTGGGATCGCATCGAACAGGCGCAAAAGATTATTCGCGAGAATGCGCAGCGATTCAATTTCCTGGAGGCTGGCCTCGGCTTCAACAGCAAGCTGTTCGACATCGCGAGAACGCTGCTCCGCGCGGCTGACGAGCGCCCCAAGCCCAACGGCGAACGCTTGCGGGAATTCGTCGAGTCCGGGCGCGAATCGCTGGAATTCCAGCTTTTCTCCGAGGAACCGATTTATGAGGACTTCGAGCAACTCAAGCTTGCGGACTCGCTGACGTGGCTTTCCGAGCAACTGGGGCGCCAGCACGAACTGGCTCAGAAAATCCTGGCCGGCAAATCTCCCCAGCAAAGAGCCGCCGAACTCATCCGCGAATCGAAGGTCAAGGACGTCGCCACGCGCAAGAAACTCTACCACGAAGGCAAATCCGCCGTGGATGCCGCGCGTGATCCGATGCTTGAACTGGCACGACTGGTGGACGCCGACGCGCGCGCGGTCCGCAAGGTCATTGAGACACAAACTGAAATCAAGCAGCAGGCCTACGCTCAAATCGGCAAGGTCAGATTCGCGCTGTCCGGAACGGGATCCTATCCGGATGCCACCTTCACGCTGCGGCTCGCGTACGGCGCGGTCAAGGGTTACGAGGAAAACGGACGCCGCGTGCCCTTCCAAACGACGGTGGCCGGACTTTACGAGCGCGCGGCCGATCAGAAATTCAAACCGCCATTCGATCTTCCCCAAACCTGGATCAAGCGGAAGGGCCGGCTGAATCAGGCGACGCCATTCAACTTCGTGAGCACCGCCGACATCATCGGCGGCAATTCGGGCAGCCCGGTGATCAACCGCAATGCCGAGGTCGTCGGATTGATCTTCGATGGGAATATCCAATCCCTCGTGCTGGACTACGGCTACACCGACGCCCAGGCCCGGGCCGTTTCCGTGCATTCGTCGTCGATTGTTGAAGCCCTGCGCAGAGTTTACGACGCCGGCAAGCTGGCGGATGAGATCACACGCCAGCGTTGA